TGCTCGCTCATGCGTTCCTCCGTCTGGGTGCACACGAAAGATAAACCGGACGTGCTGAACGTCCAATACCGCGAGCCGCCACGGCTGGTACGAGTTTTTGGGGCCACAAAGAAGAAGCCCCCGGACGTGGCTCGTCCGGGGGCTTCCTGCATTCAGCCGCGCGTGATCAGTTCTGCGGGAACGGGGGCGGCACCACCAGGCCGGCGCGGTTCACGCGCGGCGAGTGGAGCGGCACCTGCTCGTCTTCGGCGCGCTCGCGCTGCGTCCAGCGGAAGTACACCGCCGTGATGGCCAGCCACAGCGTCAGCCCCCCCGGCACCCACATGATCACCCCGCCCAGCCGCTGGTCCTCCAGCGCCGACAGCTCAGAGAACACCCGGGGCGCCTCGACGTACCAGGTGTAGAGCTCGGTCTGTGAAAAGGTGATCAGCGCCGCGGAGATCATCATGGGGATCCCCACCAGGAACAGGTACATCATCTGCAGCACGGGGGCGATCCGCGGCAGCTCCGGGAGCGGGCTTCGCACCGGCCACCACATGATGGTGCCCGTCACCATAATCATCAGGTGCATGGTGATGTGCACGCCATGGCTGCGCATCATCAGGTCGTACGGACCCGGAAAGTGCCAGGCCAGGAAGATGGCGTTGTTCAGCGCGAACGCCATCACCGGAAAGGTGAGCGCCCGGGCCAGGCGCGCCGCCCACGGGCGCCGGATCAGCGGCCGCAGCGCCCACGCCGGGGTGCCGTACAGCAGGAACGGCGGCATGATCAGGATCAGCAGCAGGTGCTGAACCATGTGGGCGCTGAACAGGAAGTAGTCGCTCAACTCGTGCAGCGGCCCCTGCAGCGCCCCGAACATGATGGCCAGCCCCCCCATGAACGACGCCACCTGCTTCGCCGGCACGGGGGACGAGCCGGGAAAGC
This sequence is a window from Longimicrobium sp.. Protein-coding genes within it:
- a CDS encoding cytochrome c oxidase assembly protein; this encodes MSNAVLGLALLHGETFAWNEWRVYPSFMAGWLLLAGAYLLMVGPLRHRFPGSSPVPAKQVASFMGGLAIMFGALQGPLHELSDYFLFSAHMVQHLLLILIMPPFLLYGTPAWALRPLIRRPWAARLARALTFPVMAFALNNAIFLAWHFPGPYDLMMRSHGVHITMHLMIMVTGTIMWWPVRSPLPELPRIAPVLQMMYLFLVGIPMMISAALITFSQTELYTWYVEAPRVFSELSALEDQRLGGVIMWVPGGLTLWLAITAVYFRWTQRERAEDEQVPLHSPRVNRAGLVVPPPFPQN